The Pseudanabaena sp. ABRG5-3 genome includes the window TCAACAGAAATACTAGTTTGTGATTGAAGTGCTGCAAAAAATTGGGGATAATCTTGAGCAGTCAAAAAATTTGCTTCTGTATGAGTGTTTGTACTTTTAATATATAAATCGAGGCAATGTAGAAGTGTTTTTGCTGTATCAAACAGCCAAATACTGACCCTTTCCACACTTAAAGCATGGCTTCCTGTATAGGTAATATTTTGAACAGCACCGATAAAATCCCCCTGATTAATTGATTTATCTTTGGTTAAACCTAGTAGAAAATCCTGTTGTTTCCGAAGTTGATCTTCACGGCGACTTAATAGAAAATTTATGCGTTGAAATGAGGCTTTTGATGCGTTTAGTTCATAGCTTGTTTCTTTTAAATTTAATGTTAAGTCTTGGTTGGACTGCTCTAGTTGCAAAAGAGAATTTGCTATCATTTCTACCATCGTATTAAATGATGCTGTTAAAACTTGAATTTCGCGAGTTCCTTCTACTGATACCCTTGTATTGAGCTTACCTTGAGTAACTGCTTGAGAAGCTTCACTTAATTTCTCTAGAGAAGAGGAAATCGATCGCCAGATCATCATGCTCATCAAGATGGCGATCGCTAATATTGCAAAGTATAGCAAAATCACTATTTGGGTATAGTCCTGCATCGAACCTGTAAATTGAGATTCAGGAATTACCACTACCATTAGCCGATTATAAAAAATAAATATGCCAACTAATCCCATCGCTAGGATTAGCTGAAACACAAATGGAACCACTAGTACAGTTTTCAGTGGAACATTTTTTAATAACCTAGCTAAATATGAGATTTTAAACATGATGCCTAAGTAAGTAATACCTTTGCTGCTAAGCACCTATGCGTCCTTTCAAGAGATAGGTCGTCATTTCTCCTTTGCCTTTAATATTAATGGCACTTCGTTGTTCAAAATAATATTTATCTTTTAAAAGTTGATAAGTCGCTTCAGTAACTTGAATACAGTCAGCAATACCATAGGACTCCATGCGACTAGCGACATTGACTGTATCTCCCCATAGGTCATAAATGAATTTTTTTGTACCAATTACCCCAGCGATCGCCTGTCCTGTATGAATACCGATCCGTAATGAAAATTGACTACCATCAGAACGTTTAAATTTCTTGATCGAGGACTGCATTTGTAAAGCCATTTCGGCGATCGCTTCCGCATGATCATCACTGGGTATAGGCAATCCCCCCACTACCATATAGGAATCACCCACAGTTTTGATCTTTTCGAGGTCGTATTGTTCAACGAAGTAATCAAACTCTGAGAAGATCTCATTCAATACATTCACTAATTCACTAGCAGATATAGCCGCCGCATATTCCGTAAAATTGACAATATCCGCAAATAACACGGTAACTTCGTCAAAGGAATCTGCCACAATTGTCCCGCTAGTTTTTAGATGCACTTGCGTCTTAAATTGCAACGACTTCAAGCGTTCAGCGATTTCGGGTGGTAATACATTCAGCAAGAGACGCTCTGATTTTTTCTGTTCAACCCTTAGACTTTCTTCGACCCGTCGGCGTTCTTGCGCTTCCATTCCGAGTGCTAATAAATCTGACAAAGAATTGGCAAAGCTAATTTCTTCCTCTGTCCATAGATGCTCAATCTCGGTATGCTCAAAGGCGAGGATACCAATAATTTCTCCACCGACTTCAAATCTAGAGACCAAAGTAGAAACAATTCCTAAAGGCAAGCAATAGGGTAAAAATAATTCTTGAAAAATAGGATCTTCTTGGATATCTTCGATAGCGATCGCCCGATCCTTGAGAATTGCCTCAAAAAAGCTAGGATACAGTTCTGCGCTTAAAACTTCAGACTCGGTATGCAGATTTAAGCTTTTTTGATAGAGATCAAGGCAATGTAAAACTGTCTTGTTTTTATTGAAGAGCCAAATACTAACCCGTTCGACATTAAGAGCAAAACTGCCCGTTCTTGTAATATTTTGGACAGCAATAATAAAGTCACCTTGGTTAATTGCTCGATCTTTTGTTAAGGCAAATAAAACATTTTGCTGCTTTCTGAGTTGATTTTCGCGACGGTCTAGCAAAAAATTAGTGCGTTGTAGTGAAGATTTTAACGCTTCTAGCTCATTACTTTTTTGCTGGACTAGTAATTCTAATTCCTGATTCGATTTTTTGAGGCGCTGTGAGATCAAAAATATTGATCGCCACCAAGCGATCGCTACTACTAATGCAATTAATGCGATGGTGAATATTTCCCAGCTCAATTTGGTAGCGTAGTTAATAATCAGGGTTCTAGACTTGCAAAATACAAATACTGACAAATTATAGAAATATGCTAACGCGATCGCTAATAGTGGTCAATTCGCACAATTGCTGACATCTAAAAC containing:
- a CDS encoding adenylate/guanylate cyclase domain-containing protein, with the protein product MSVFVFCKSRTLIINYATKLSWEIFTIALIALVVAIAWWRSIFLISQRLKKSNQELELLVQQKSNELEALKSSLQRTNFLLDRRENQLRKQQNVLFALTKDRAINQGDFIIAVQNITRTGSFALNVERVSIWLFNKNKTVLHCLDLYQKSLNLHTESEVLSAELYPSFFEAILKDRAIAIEDIQEDPIFQELFLPYCLPLGIVSTLVSRFEVGGEIIGILAFEHTEIEHLWTEEEISFANSLSDLLALGMEAQERRRVEESLRVEQKKSERLLLNVLPPEIAERLKSLQFKTQVHLKTSGTIVADSFDEVTVLFADIVNFTEYAAAISASELVNVLNEIFSEFDYFVEQYDLEKIKTVGDSYMVVGGLPIPSDDHAEAIAEMALQMQSSIKKFKRSDGSQFSLRIGIHTGQAIAGVIGTKKFIYDLWGDTVNVASRMESYGIADCIQVTEATYQLLKDKYYFEQRSAINIKGKGEMTTYLLKGRIGA